One Microbacterium marinum genomic window carries:
- the exaC gene encoding acetaldehyde dehydrogenase ExaC: MTIVEEGVSSVYAAPGQRGAVADYRPRYGHYIGGEFVEPIKGEYFENITPVTGKPFTEVARGTVEDIDRAVDVAWKAFESWKRTTPAERSVILNKIADRIEENLEKIAVAETWENGKPVRETLAADIPLAVDHFRYFAGVLRAQEGSLSQIDEDTVAYHFHEPLGVVGQIIPWNFPILMATWKLAPALAAGNCVVIKPAEQTPASLLFLFEIIGDLLPAGVVNIVNGFGIEAGAPLAQHKRIRKVAFTGETTTGRLIMQYASQNLIPVTLELGGKSANVFFDDVARDRDAYYDKALEGFTFFALNQGEVCTCPSRALIQRSIYDQFLGDGLDRVSKIVQGNPLDPATMIGAQASNDQLEKILSYIDIGKQGGAKLLAGGERVDLGGDLSGGYYVAPTVFEGTNDMRIFQEEIFGPVVSVTSFDDFGDAIDIANDTLYGLGAGVWSRSADTMYRAGRAIEAGRVWTNTYHQYPAHAAFGGYKQSGIGRENHLKMLDHYQQTKNLLVSYAESAMGFF; the protein is encoded by the coding sequence ATGACCATCGTCGAAGAGGGCGTCTCGAGCGTCTACGCCGCACCGGGCCAGCGGGGAGCGGTCGCCGACTACCGGCCGAGGTACGGCCACTACATCGGCGGCGAGTTCGTCGAACCGATCAAGGGCGAGTACTTCGAGAACATCACCCCCGTCACCGGAAAGCCGTTCACCGAAGTCGCGCGAGGCACCGTCGAAGACATCGACCGGGCCGTCGACGTGGCGTGGAAGGCATTCGAGTCGTGGAAGCGCACCACTCCCGCCGAACGCTCCGTCATCCTCAACAAGATCGCCGACAGGATCGAGGAGAACCTCGAGAAGATCGCCGTCGCGGAGACCTGGGAGAACGGCAAGCCCGTCCGCGAAACCCTCGCCGCCGACATCCCGCTCGCCGTCGACCACTTCCGCTACTTCGCCGGTGTGCTGCGCGCGCAGGAGGGCTCGCTCAGCCAGATCGACGAGGACACCGTCGCCTACCACTTCCACGAGCCCTTGGGAGTGGTCGGTCAGATCATCCCCTGGAACTTCCCGATCCTGATGGCCACGTGGAAGCTCGCACCCGCCCTCGCCGCGGGCAACTGCGTCGTCATCAAGCCGGCCGAGCAGACTCCCGCATCACTGCTGTTCCTCTTCGAGATCATCGGCGACCTGCTTCCGGCGGGCGTCGTCAACATCGTGAACGGCTTCGGGATCGAGGCGGGCGCGCCGCTCGCGCAGCACAAGCGCATCCGCAAGGTCGCCTTCACCGGTGAGACCACGACCGGCCGGCTCATCATGCAGTACGCATCGCAGAACCTCATCCCCGTCACGCTCGAGCTCGGCGGCAAGAGCGCGAACGTCTTCTTCGACGACGTGGCGCGCGACCGCGACGCCTATTACGACAAGGCGCTCGAGGGCTTCACGTTCTTCGCGCTGAACCAGGGCGAGGTGTGCACGTGCCCGTCACGCGCTCTCATCCAGCGGTCGATCTACGACCAGTTCCTGGGCGACGGCCTCGACCGGGTCTCGAAGATCGTGCAGGGCAACCCGCTCGACCCGGCGACCATGATCGGTGCGCAGGCCTCCAACGACCAGCTGGAGAAGATCCTCAGCTACATCGACATCGGGAAGCAGGGCGGCGCCAAGCTGCTCGCCGGCGGTGAGCGGGTCGACCTCGGCGGCGACCTGAGCGGCGGATACTACGTCGCGCCGACGGTGTTCGAGGGCACGAACGACATGCGGATCTTCCAGGAGGAGATCTTCGGCCCCGTGGTGTCGGTGACGAGCTTCGACGACTTCGGCGACGCGATCGACATCGCCAACGACACCCTCTACGGGCTGGGTGCGGGCGTCTGGAGCCGTTCGGCCGACACCATGTACCGGGCGGGCCGTGCGATCGAGGCCGGTCGGGTGTGGACGAACACGTACCACCAGTACCCCGCCCACGCGGCCTTCGGCGGGTACAAGCAGTCGGGAATCGGACGCGAGAACCACCTGAAGATGCTCGATCACTACCAGCAGACGAAGAACCTCCTCGTGTCGTACGCCGAGAGCGCGATGGGCTTCTTCTGA
- a CDS encoding DUF779 domain-containing protein — protein sequence MVDTASGRVAVSPEAAALLRTLTAQHGPLMFHQSGGCCDGSAPMCYPVGMFLTGPGDVLLGTVEVGLDDGIEVYMSASQFEYWKYTHLTIDVVPGRGAGFSVEGPTGMRFLTRSRMLTAEELEAVGLA from the coding sequence ATGGTCGACACCGCTTCAGGCAGGGTCGCCGTCTCCCCGGAGGCGGCGGCTCTGCTGCGCACCCTCACCGCGCAGCACGGCCCGCTGATGTTCCATCAGTCGGGAGGATGCTGCGACGGCAGCGCGCCGATGTGCTACCCCGTCGGCATGTTCCTGACCGGCCCCGGCGACGTGCTGCTGGGCACGGTCGAGGTGGGGCTGGACGACGGGATCGAGGTGTACATGTCGGCATCCCAGTTCGAGTACTGGAAGTACACGCACCTCACCATCGACGTCGTCCCGGGCCGCGGCGCGGGCTTCTCCGTCGAAGGGCCGACCGGGATGCGCTTCCTCACCCGGTCGCGGATGCTCACCGCGGAAGAACTCGAAGCCGTCGGGCTCGCCTGA
- a CDS encoding glycosyltransferase family 2 protein — protein sequence MPKPIVTVILPAKDAGAFIGTTLTTLARQFDDPSRLRLVAIDDGSRDDTGAQMLHYGERFDHVQVIANTDPVGLAAARNQGIARVDTEYFCFVDGDDWMQPGRLEALIDTMRDLECDFVRTDHLAVTDAQRRHVRAPYPWRGIVSPARNAILPAEENSMVDYPYAWAGMFHRRVIDEGLAEFPAGLHTAEDRPWIWRLHLSDATFAVVDAPAILYRRGVSTSLTQVFDRRQLDFVPALAQAYELVDADRDADLYRPKIVATILAICSHHLFRARAMSAPHRAELRTGLRELLRPIPASELDAALARLSDRRRRLLARTVREVRRA from the coding sequence GTGCCGAAGCCGATCGTGACCGTCATCCTCCCCGCGAAGGATGCCGGCGCCTTCATCGGTACCACCCTCACGACGCTCGCGCGGCAGTTCGACGATCCCTCACGGCTGCGGCTGGTGGCGATCGACGACGGATCTCGCGACGACACCGGCGCGCAGATGCTCCACTACGGGGAGCGCTTCGACCACGTCCAGGTGATCGCGAACACCGACCCGGTCGGATTGGCGGCGGCGCGGAACCAAGGGATCGCGCGGGTCGACACCGAGTACTTCTGCTTCGTGGACGGCGACGACTGGATGCAGCCCGGCCGTCTCGAGGCGCTTATCGATACGATGCGCGATCTGGAATGCGATTTCGTGCGTACCGACCACCTCGCCGTCACCGACGCGCAGCGCCGCCACGTGCGCGCGCCGTATCCGTGGCGCGGCATCGTGTCGCCGGCGCGGAACGCCATCCTCCCTGCGGAGGAGAACTCGATGGTCGACTACCCCTATGCCTGGGCGGGAATGTTCCACCGCCGTGTGATCGACGAGGGGCTCGCAGAGTTCCCCGCCGGCTTGCACACGGCGGAGGACCGACCCTGGATCTGGCGCCTCCACCTCTCCGACGCCACGTTCGCCGTCGTGGATGCGCCTGCGATCCTCTATCGCCGTGGGGTCAGCACCTCCCTCACCCAGGTCTTCGACCGGCGCCAGCTCGATTTCGTCCCGGCGCTGGCTCAGGCCTATGAACTCGTCGATGCGGATCGGGATGCCGACCTGTATCGCCCCAAGATCGTCGCGACGATCCTGGCGATCTGCTCGCACCACCTCTTCCGTGCGCGCGCAATGAGTGCCCCCCACCGCGCGGAACTGCGCACGGGTCTTCGCGAGCTCCTTCGGCCCATCCCCGCATCCGAGCTCGACGCAGCGCTCGCCCGGCTCTCCGATCGCCGGCGGCGCCTGCTCGCGCGAACGGTGCGGGAGGTGCGCCGCGCATGA
- a CDS encoding polysialyltransferase family glycosyltransferase, which yields MTQIFVLNSTFGLMTAVAAIDSGAIAPTGGPRILLTVNAAMVPEATPSLEDIPHLAALLRRFDRVESLGALVAPVLPTQWEPGPEDLAVLERLLRRVWGIGSARVQLFLQSPQVPPSRTMAALFAGAELTVVGDGLMTYAPLRVTLPNATLSRMTGVVYADIVPGVEPFVLAERGIARHPVPMDRLQVVVDEVAADVVDPELARLAQDPAPTVLVLGQYLASLGLVSASEEHAMQAEMVERARAWHPARIVFKPHPSAPPTLSDAVVVRAREHDLDVVVYEGDVPAEIVAQRLGVTAVVAGFSTALPTLRALAGTPIASVGNAELLARFDPYENSNRMPVTIVDALTRDDSPATSLADLVAMTAYTMQPRLMRHLRPLAVKTIASMSAAERARYIGERRLTELRLPGASDRLATRVRFAPDAVSKIEQARLVARGARRRAARAWKELKGR from the coding sequence ATGACCCAGATCTTCGTCCTCAACTCGACGTTCGGTCTGATGACGGCGGTCGCGGCGATCGACTCGGGTGCGATCGCACCGACCGGCGGGCCGCGCATCCTGCTGACGGTCAATGCCGCGATGGTTCCGGAGGCGACCCCGAGTCTCGAGGACATCCCGCACCTCGCCGCCCTCCTCCGGCGATTCGACCGCGTCGAGTCGCTGGGTGCCCTCGTCGCCCCCGTCCTGCCGACCCAGTGGGAGCCCGGTCCGGAGGACCTCGCCGTGCTCGAGAGGCTGCTCCGCCGGGTGTGGGGGATCGGATCGGCACGTGTGCAGCTCTTCCTGCAGAGCCCGCAGGTGCCGCCGTCGCGGACGATGGCAGCGCTGTTCGCGGGCGCGGAGCTCACCGTCGTCGGCGACGGTCTCATGACCTACGCGCCCCTGCGCGTCACCCTTCCGAACGCGACGCTCTCGCGCATGACCGGCGTCGTCTACGCCGACATCGTCCCGGGAGTCGAGCCCTTCGTGCTCGCGGAGCGCGGCATCGCCCGCCACCCCGTGCCGATGGACCGCCTGCAGGTCGTCGTCGACGAGGTCGCGGCTGACGTCGTCGACCCCGAGCTCGCGCGCCTGGCCCAGGACCCGGCACCGACGGTGCTCGTCCTCGGGCAGTACCTGGCCTCGCTCGGGCTCGTCAGCGCGAGCGAAGAGCATGCGATGCAGGCCGAGATGGTCGAGCGCGCCCGTGCGTGGCATCCCGCTCGCATCGTCTTCAAACCGCACCCGTCCGCTCCGCCGACACTGTCCGACGCGGTCGTGGTGCGTGCACGCGAGCATGATCTCGACGTCGTCGTGTACGAGGGCGATGTGCCCGCCGAGATTGTCGCCCAGCGCCTCGGCGTCACGGCGGTCGTCGCGGGGTTCTCGACCGCTCTTCCCACCCTGCGCGCGCTCGCCGGCACGCCGATTGCGTCGGTCGGGAATGCCGAGTTGCTCGCTCGCTTCGACCCGTATGAGAACAGCAATCGGATGCCGGTGACGATCGTCGACGCGCTGACGCGCGACGACTCGCCGGCGACATCCCTCGCGGACCTCGTCGCGATGACCGCGTACACGATGCAGCCGCGGCTGATGCGTCACCTGCGTCCTCTCGCGGTGAAGACGATCGCCTCGATGAGCGCCGCCGAGCGCGCCCGCTACATCGGGGAGCGGCGGCTGACCGAACTCCGGCTTCCCGGCGCGTCGGATCGGCTGGCGACGCGCGTGCGATTTGCGCCGGACGCCGTCAGCAAGATCGAACAGGCGCGCCTCGTGGCGCGTGGCGCACGGCGCCGCGCCGCGCGGGCGTGGAAGGAGCTGAAGGGCCGATGA
- a CDS encoding acylneuraminate cytidylyltransferase, whose product MTEISVVAVIPARGGSKGVLRKNLRRIGGVPLVVRAVQAAVAAASVDLVVVSTDDDEIAAAARAAGARIVERPAELAGDTASSESALLHALDVLAGEGVEPDVVVFLQATSPFIPVDGIDRAVEAVRGDYDTAFAAHETYGFLWRRDETCAAAAINHDAAHRPRRQDREPHYLETGAFYAMDAAGFRLALHRFFGRTAVIEVPERSAIEIDDEHQLAVAGALAPLVDAPERLDVDAVVTDFDGVHTDDSALVDSEGRELVRVSRSDGMGVALLRRAGVLLLILSTETNPVVRARAEKLRVPVRHGVEDKASALTAWAADAGLRLDRVAYLGNDVNDLPAMSLVGWPVATADAHPAVRAAARVVLQRRGGHGAVRELADRVLRD is encoded by the coding sequence ATGACAGAGATCTCCGTCGTCGCCGTGATCCCCGCGCGCGGCGGGTCGAAGGGCGTTCTCCGCAAGAACCTCCGCAGGATCGGCGGCGTCCCCCTGGTCGTGCGCGCGGTGCAGGCGGCGGTGGCCGCGGCATCCGTTGATCTGGTCGTGGTGTCGACCGACGACGATGAGATCGCCGCCGCGGCCCGCGCCGCCGGGGCCCGCATCGTCGAGCGGCCCGCAGAACTCGCGGGCGACACCGCCTCGTCGGAGTCGGCGCTGCTGCACGCGCTCGATGTGCTCGCCGGCGAGGGCGTCGAGCCCGACGTCGTCGTCTTCCTGCAGGCGACGTCGCCCTTCATTCCCGTCGATGGCATCGACCGCGCGGTCGAGGCGGTGCGCGGCGACTACGACACCGCATTCGCCGCCCATGAGACGTACGGGTTCCTGTGGCGCCGCGACGAGACCTGTGCGGCGGCGGCGATCAACCACGATGCCGCCCACCGCCCCCGGCGTCAGGACCGGGAACCGCACTACCTCGAGACCGGGGCGTTCTACGCGATGGATGCCGCTGGCTTCCGCCTCGCGCTGCACCGCTTCTTCGGTCGGACCGCCGTCATCGAGGTGCCCGAGCGCAGTGCGATCGAGATCGACGACGAGCACCAGCTCGCCGTCGCGGGAGCGCTGGCACCCCTGGTCGACGCGCCGGAGCGACTCGACGTCGACGCCGTGGTCACCGACTTCGACGGCGTGCACACCGATGACAGCGCCCTCGTCGACAGCGAGGGCCGCGAGCTGGTGCGCGTGAGCCGGTCGGACGGCATGGGTGTCGCGTTGCTGCGCCGTGCAGGGGTGCTGCTGCTCATCCTCTCGACCGAGACCAACCCGGTCGTCCGGGCGCGCGCCGAGAAGCTGCGGGTCCCCGTCCGCCACGGCGTCGAGGACAAGGCGTCCGCGCTCACCGCCTGGGCTGCCGATGCCGGTCTCCGGCTCGATCGGGTCGCCTACCTCGGCAACGACGTCAACGACCTGCCCGCCATGTCGCTCGTCGGGTGGCCCGTGGCGACCGCCGACGCGCACCCTGCCGTCCGGGCGGCCGCACGCGTCGTCCTGCAGCGGCGAGGCGGCCACGGAGCGGTGCGGGAGCTGGCCGACCGCGTGTTGCGCGACTGA
- a CDS encoding N-acetylneuraminate synthase family protein has product MTVTIGSHVIGGGRPVYVIGEIGLNHNGDVDIAKRLIDVAAKAGANAVKFQKRTPEIATPPHMRATPRETPWGTMTYLEYRHRVEFDRDQYIEIGDHATMLGLDWFASPWDVPSVDFLEDLNVVAHKVASASLTDIELLEALRATGKPVILSTGMSTIAQIDRALEVLGTDRTVLMHATSTYPMEPEEANLKTIATLRDRYAGIPVGYSGHERGLQISLAAVALGAVAVERHITLDRTMWGSDQAASLEPTGLEHLVRDIRVIETALGDGVKRVFDGELAPMAKLRRVPA; this is encoded by the coding sequence ATGACCGTCACCATCGGATCCCACGTCATCGGCGGAGGGCGCCCCGTCTACGTGATCGGCGAGATCGGCCTCAACCACAACGGTGACGTCGACATCGCCAAGCGGCTCATCGACGTCGCCGCGAAGGCCGGCGCGAACGCCGTCAAGTTCCAGAAGCGCACCCCCGAGATCGCCACGCCGCCGCACATGCGCGCCACCCCGCGCGAGACGCCGTGGGGCACGATGACCTACCTCGAGTACCGCCACCGCGTCGAGTTCGACCGCGACCAGTACATCGAGATCGGCGATCACGCGACGATGCTCGGGCTCGACTGGTTCGCCTCGCCGTGGGACGTGCCGAGCGTGGACTTCCTCGAAGACCTGAACGTGGTCGCCCACAAGGTGGCATCCGCCAGCCTCACCGACATAGAGCTGCTCGAGGCGCTGCGCGCGACAGGCAAGCCCGTCATCCTCTCGACGGGCATGTCGACCATCGCCCAGATCGACCGCGCACTCGAGGTCCTCGGCACCGACCGCACCGTGCTCATGCACGCGACGTCGACCTACCCGATGGAGCCCGAAGAGGCGAACCTCAAGACGATCGCGACCCTCCGCGACCGCTACGCCGGCATCCCCGTCGGCTATTCGGGGCACGAGCGCGGGCTGCAGATCTCGCTCGCCGCCGTCGCCCTCGGCGCCGTCGCGGTGGAGCGCCACATCACGCTCGATCGCACCATGTGGGGCTCCGACCAGGCGGCATCCCTCGAGCCCACCGGCCTCGAGCACCTCGTCCGCGACATCCGGGTCATCGAGACGGCGCTCGGCGACGGCGTGAAGCGCGTCTTCGACGGCGAGCTCGCTCCGATGGCGAAGCTGCGGCGCGTCCCGGCATGA
- a CDS encoding DUF6716 putative glycosyltransferase, producing MTSRSDRRPRLRVVAIADADSFVKWGAWLIDAVPGISRHLVLVRTPLTVSEAQLESALAGTSFDTDAVTRLDFDAVASWLTHDRPDVVVLAGRGPFVRLLGTQIDRVHPRPVVVSGMPGVSIPAMRGAAQYRRHTDLFVVHSRREMRAFSELSAKLSLPLDITLATLPYARRRSVAGGTDLVFAAQALVPRTREERIRLADILRQAALADPNRRVVVKLRSRPGESETHGEQFGFTGLLADRPDNLVFSHAPMSEALTTAAGLVTVSSTAALEAIAAGVPVIALDTFGVSKHNLNTVFERSGLLGSADDVVAGRFRHPNAVWMRDNYFHDADESTWWGRVERLVAKRRAGNLPPRRVPVPRGGALHAAWHRKSVLGSADRTVSGAVAVAVVGPVVRALVALRRRGRVGAGSWRDTASDFTLTPSHTASPVPLR from the coding sequence ATGACCTCCCGCAGCGATCGTCGGCCCCGCCTGCGCGTGGTGGCGATCGCCGACGCCGATTCGTTCGTGAAGTGGGGGGCGTGGCTCATCGACGCCGTCCCCGGCATCAGTCGTCACCTCGTCCTCGTGCGCACCCCGCTGACGGTCAGCGAGGCGCAGCTCGAGTCCGCGCTCGCCGGCACCTCGTTCGACACGGATGCCGTGACGAGACTCGACTTCGACGCGGTGGCATCCTGGCTCACGCACGACCGCCCCGACGTCGTCGTGCTCGCCGGCCGGGGGCCGTTCGTGCGCCTCCTCGGGACGCAGATCGACCGTGTGCACCCCCGTCCGGTGGTCGTGTCGGGGATGCCGGGAGTCTCGATCCCAGCGATGCGCGGCGCCGCGCAGTACCGCCGTCACACCGACCTCTTCGTCGTGCACTCACGTCGAGAGATGCGCGCGTTCAGCGAGCTGTCCGCGAAGCTGTCGCTGCCGCTGGACATCACCCTCGCGACGCTCCCGTACGCGCGCCGGCGCTCCGTCGCGGGAGGAACCGACCTCGTCTTCGCGGCGCAGGCCCTCGTGCCGCGAACGCGGGAGGAGAGGATCCGCCTGGCGGACATCCTCCGCCAGGCCGCTCTCGCGGATCCGAACCGGCGGGTCGTGGTGAAGCTCCGCTCGCGCCCCGGCGAAAGCGAGACGCACGGCGAGCAGTTCGGCTTCACCGGCCTCCTCGCCGATCGGCCGGACAACCTCGTCTTCTCGCACGCGCCCATGTCGGAGGCGCTCACGACCGCCGCCGGCCTCGTGACCGTGAGCTCGACGGCGGCGCTCGAGGCGATCGCGGCGGGGGTGCCCGTCATCGCGCTCGACACCTTCGGGGTCTCCAAGCACAACCTCAACACCGTGTTCGAGCGGAGCGGTCTGCTCGGTTCGGCGGACGACGTGGTCGCCGGCAGGTTCCGGCATCCCAATGCCGTCTGGATGCGCGACAACTACTTCCACGATGCCGACGAGTCCACCTGGTGGGGTCGGGTGGAACGGCTGGTCGCCAAGCGTCGGGCGGGGAATCTGCCGCCGCGTCGTGTGCCCGTCCCACGCGGGGGCGCGCTGCACGCCGCATGGCACCGCAAGAGCGTGCTGGGCAGTGCCGACCGGACCGTCTCCGGTGCCGTCGCCGTCGCAGTGGTCGGTCCCGTGGTCCGCGCGCTCGTCGCCCTCCGTCGACGGGGGCGCGTCGGCGCGGGGTCGTGGCGCGACACCGCCTCGGATTTCACCCTCACGCCGTCGCACACGGCGAGCCCGGTGCCGCTGCGCTGA
- the rpsF gene encoding 30S ribosomal protein S6 has product MTHIHQYELMVILDPEVDERQVVPKLDGFLKVITADGGSIDNVDVWGKRRLAYEIQKKNEGIYAVVNFTGTSEATQELDRQLKLNEQIMRTKVLRAEEAIAQVAAEKERAEAKAARKAAKA; this is encoded by the coding sequence ATGACGCACATCCACCAGTACGAACTCATGGTGATCCTCGACCCCGAGGTCGACGAGCGCCAGGTCGTACCCAAGCTCGACGGGTTCCTGAAGGTCATCACCGCTGATGGTGGCTCGATCGACAACGTCGACGTGTGGGGCAAGCGCCGTCTTGCTTACGAGATCCAGAAGAAGAACGAGGGCATCTACGCCGTCGTCAACTTCACGGGTACCAGCGAGGCCACGCAGGAGCTCGACCGTCAGCTCAAGCTGAACGAGCAGATCATGCGCACCAAGGTCCTCCGCGCCGAGGAGGCGATCGCTCAGGTCGCCGCCGAGAAGGAGCGCGCTGAGGCCAAGGCTGCCCGCAAGGCTGCGAAGGCCTAA
- a CDS encoding single-stranded DNA-binding protein, which produces MAGETIITVVGNLTADPELRYTQNGLPVANFTIASTPRSFDRQANEWKDGEALFMRASVWREFAEHVAGSLTKGMRVVATGRLKQRSYQDREGNNRTAIELEVDEIGPSLRYATAQVTRAASNGGGGNFGGGGGQQSRPQVQQDEPWATPGTSAPDAWSAPGTSYGDDTPF; this is translated from the coding sequence ATGGCCGGCGAGACCATCATCACGGTCGTGGGGAACCTCACGGCGGACCCCGAGCTGCGGTACACGCAGAACGGTCTCCCCGTCGCGAACTTCACGATCGCGTCGACGCCCCGCAGCTTCGACCGTCAGGCGAACGAGTGGAAGGACGGCGAAGCGCTGTTCATGCGCGCGTCGGTCTGGCGCGAGTTCGCTGAGCACGTGGCCGGCTCGCTCACCAAGGGCATGCGGGTCGTCGCGACCGGCCGCCTGAAGCAGCGCTCCTACCAGGACCGCGAAGGCAACAACCGCACGGCGATCGAGCTGGAGGTCGACGAGATCGGCCCCTCGCTCCGGTACGCCACGGCGCAGGTCACCCGTGCCGCCAGCAATGGCGGCGGCGGGAACTTCGGCGGCGGCGGTGGACAGCAGTCGCGTCCGCAGGTGCAGCAGGACGAGCCCTGGGCGACGCCCGGGACCTCCGCTCCTGACGCATGGAGCGCGCCCGGGACGAGCTACGGCGACGACACCCCGTTCTGA
- the rpsR gene encoding 30S ribosomal protein S18 gives MAGKATGDRRKPRKGAKNAAPAKAIRVGVIDYKDVATLRKFISERGKIRARRITGVSVQEQRLIAKAIKNAREMALLPYAGAGR, from the coding sequence ATGGCTGGAAAGGCAACCGGCGATCGCCGCAAGCCGCGGAAGGGCGCGAAGAACGCCGCTCCCGCGAAGGCGATCCGCGTCGGCGTCATCGACTACAAGGACGTCGCAACGCTTCGTAAGTTCATCTCGGAGCGCGGGAAGATCCGCGCCCGTCGTATCACCGGAGTCTCGGTGCAGGAGCAGCGTCTGATCGCCAAGGCGATCAAGAACGCCCGCGAAATGGCGCTCCTGCCCTACGCCGGCGCTGGCCGGTAA
- the rplI gene encoding 50S ribosomal protein L9 encodes MAKLILTNEVAGLGSAGDVIEVKNGYARNYLIPQGFAVAWTRGGEKQVASIRAARESRAIHDHEEAVALKNTLESNTVKLTVKAGAEGRLFGSVKPADVADAVKAAGLGDLDKRKIHITAPIKAVGEHEATIRLRDDLTAAITLQVVAAK; translated from the coding sequence ATGGCAAAGCTGATTCTCACGAACGAGGTCGCCGGGCTCGGTAGCGCCGGCGACGTCATCGAGGTCAAGAACGGGTACGCCCGCAACTACCTCATCCCCCAGGGCTTCGCTGTGGCCTGGACCCGCGGTGGCGAGAAGCAGGTGGCGTCGATCCGCGCCGCCCGCGAGTCGCGTGCGATCCACGACCACGAAGAGGCCGTGGCCCTCAAGAACACGCTCGAGTCGAACACGGTCAAGCTGACCGTGAAGGCCGGCGCCGAGGGTCGCCTGTTCGGTTCGGTCAAGCCGGCCGACGTGGCCGACGCCGTCAAGGCCGCCGGTCTGGGTGACCTCGACAAGCGCAAGATCCACATCACCGCGCCGATCAAGGCCGTGGGCGAGCACGAGGCGACCATTCGTCTGCGTGACGACCTCACCGCTGCGATCACGCTGCAGGTGGTTGCCGCCAAGTAA